From one Lycium ferocissimum isolate CSIRO_LF1 chromosome 5, AGI_CSIRO_Lferr_CH_V1, whole genome shotgun sequence genomic stretch:
- the LOC132058219 gene encoding lysine histidine transporter 2-like — MSELGNKRESSSQEGSKNTSINDWLPITSSRNAKWYYSAFHNVTAMVGAGVLGLPYAMSQLGWGARATVMVLSWVITLYTLWQMVEMHEMVPGKRLDRYHELGQEAFGEKLGLWIVVPQQLMVEVGVNIVYMVTGGKSLQKIYETACPGCRPLKTTYFIMMFSAVQFILSFCPNFNSIAIVSFLAAVMSLSYSTIGWGASVHKGIAPEVDYSPRASTSAGRVFGFLSALGDVAFAFAGHNVVLEIQATMPSTPEKPSKKPMMKGVIIAYIVVAMCYFPVAFVGYAVFGNSVQDNILISLQKPAWLIIMANAFVVIHVIGSYQVFAMGVFDMIESYLVKQRNFSPTKLLRGIVRTSYVALTMFLAVTFPFFGGLLSFFGGFAFAPTTYFLPCIMWLAIYKPKRFGFSWFTNWICIILGVLLMILAPIGALRQIILQAKGYKFYS; from the exons ATGTCAGAACTGGGGAACAAGAGAGAATCATCGTCTCAGGAAGGAAGCAAAAATACTAGTATTAACGATTGGCTCCCCATCACATCATCAAGGAATGCAAAGTGGTATTATTCCGCTTTTCACAATGTCACGGCTATGGTTGGTGCTGGTGTTCTTGGCCTCCCTTATGCCATGTCTCAGTTGGGCTG GGGTGCTAGAGCCACAGTAATGGTACTATCATGGGTGATAACACTATACACCTTATGGCAAATGGTGGAGATGCATGAGATGGTGCCAGGTAAAAGATTGGATAGATACCACGAGTTGGGCCAGGAGGCTTTTGGGGAAAAGCTCGGGCTGTGGATTGTGGTTCCTCAGCAACTCATGGTGGAAGTTGGAGTGAACATAGTGTACATGGTCACAGGTGGCAAATCTCTCCAGAAGATTTATGAGACTGCTTGTCCTGGTTGCAGGCCTTTGAAGACCACCTATTTCATCATGATGTTCAGCGCTGTTCAGTTCATCCTTTCATTTTGTCCCAATTTCAACTCCATCGCTATAGTCTCCTTCCTTGCTGCTGTCATGTCTCTCAG TTATTCAACCATAGGTTGGGGAGCATCAGTACACAAAGGAATAGCTCCAGAGGTTGATTACAGTCCAAGGGCTTCAACAAGTGCAGGAAGAGTGTTTGGATTCTTGAGTGCTTTGGGGGATGTTGCTTTTGCATTTGCTGGCCACAATGTGGTCTTGGAAATTCAAGCCACTATGCCTTCAACTCCTGAGAAACCGTCCAAGAAACCCATGATGAAAGGAGTCATTATTGCTTACATCGTCGTGGCTATGTGTTACTTTCCTGTGGCTTTTGTTGGTTATGCAGTTTTTGGAAATAGCGTGCAGGACAACATCTTGATCTCCCTACAGAAACCTGCTTGGCTTATTATCATGGCTAACGCCTTTGTTGTCATTCATGTTATTGGAAGCTATCAG GTGTTTGCTATGGGCGTGTTTGACATGATTGAATCTTACTTGGTGAAGCAAAGGAACTTCAGTCCAACTAAACTGCTACGAGGAATTGTTCGGACTAGTTATGTTG CCCTTACAATGTTCCTTGCAGTAACATTCCCATTCTTTGGTGGCCTACTTAGCTTCTTCGGAGGATTTGCATTTGCTCCTACTACCTACTTT CTGCCTTGTATCATGTGGCTAGCCATCTACAAACCTAAAAGATTTGGGTTCTCTTGGTTCACAAATTGG ATATGCATCATACTTGGTGTTCTTCTTATGATTTTAGCTCCCATTGGTGCCTTGAGGCAAATCATACTGCAAGCCAAGGGTTACAAGTTCTATTCTTGA